Within the Acidobacteriota bacterium genome, the region GACGACGAGGCCCAGCCCGAGCAGCGCGGTCAGCAGGAAGTCGAGCGGCGAGCGATGCAGGCTCACGAACAGCGGCGAGTCGTACGCCGCGGGTGCGAAGAGCTCCGGGCGGGCCCACTGAGGCGGCAGCGCCCACCAGAGGAGCAGGCGCGCACCTATCAGGATGCCCGAGAGCGCGGCGGCGTGCCGGAGGTACTGGGCTACGCGCTGGCTCCGGCGCAGGCCGTTCCAGACCGGGGCGGCCAGCGCCAGCCAACTGAGCGCGAGCAACCCGAGCACCGCGCCAGCCCACGTCCGGCGCCACGTGTACCGCGTGGCCGCGAGGTCACCCTCGACGAGTTCGGCTTCGACGATGGGCTCACCCGACGGCGAGGTGACCAGCCAGCGGCGTCCCGACGGGTCGGGGCCGCCGCCGGCGAACCGGGGCCGCAGGATCACGGCAGACAACGTCGTCGACACGCGGTAGTCGCCCTGCAGCGGGGGCTCGAGGCCTTCGTTCGGCGACAGGACACGCTCGGCCGCAATCGCGCCCAGGCGGCGCGGAACGGCGCCGGCGGGATCGACGATGATGGGCTCGATCCAGACCAGGCGGAGCCCCAGCGCGCCGGGAGCCACGAAGAGCGCGGCCGGGCCCGCGAGTCGCGACGAGGGTAGCGGCGACGCGCGTCCGCTCCAGGCAATCGGAACGCCGTCGGCGCCGTAGACGGTGAGCGCCCCGTCGACAAGGACGCGCTCGTCCCGGATGCGGTCGAGCAGGGCGAAGACGGCCTGCGCATCGGCGGGCCGCGCGGCGAGCGCGTCGGTGAGGTCGCGCCGCCCGCTGAGGGCCAACGCCCCTTTCCGCAGCGCGCGCGCCCGCTGGTCCACCTCGCTCTTCACGGCGCTCCGGACCCGGGCGACGGCCGTCGCCTCGTCCGGGCCGAACCACCAACGCTCCGCGATGAGGCCGGTGCCAGCGACGAGCAGGGACACGAAGGCCGAGCCCGCGGCCAGCCAGCGCCATGACGCGCCACGACCGGCGGTCGGAGAAGGGGTCACCGTGGTGGCACGGAGACGAGATCGACGAGAACCCAAAGCGCGCGGTGGCCGTGCATCGACGTGTGGCCAGTGTACCCGAGACCGCAGGTGATGCGGCACGGTCGGCGAGGCGGCCTGGCCGGCCGCACCAGCGCCTCAGGGTATACTGCCAACGATCTGACGGCGGTGTCCTGTGGATCGGGGCGACGATGCGCGATTGGACCAGCCTCAAGGCCACGTTGAAGCGCGGCGCGCTCGTGACGGCCGCCAACTGGCCGGTCGTGGTGGTGCAGTTCGTCGCCGAGTCGACCTTCAAGGTGCTTCTCGGCGTCCCGGTCGTCGGTGGCGCCCTGCTCGTGGCCCTCGCCCTGGGCCGCGACCTCCAGGAGATGCTCGGGGGCGACCTGCGCGACGTGCTGGTCTCCATCAGCGACGCGCTGACGGGCCAGCCGTGGGCCCTCGCGAGTTTCGTCGCCTCCGGCGTCATTGTCGCCATCGGCGGCGCCACCATCATGTTCTACCTCAAAGGAGGGACCGTCTCGGTGCTCGCGCGCGGCGAGGCCCAGGCGGGCCCCGTCGAGCAACCGCCCGTCCGCCTGTCGGTCGTGCGTGGCGCCACCGCATTCTCCGTGCCGGCATTCCTCGACGGAAGCCGCCGCTTCTTCCGGCGGTACCTGCGCCTCGGGTTCTTCCTCTTCGGCGTCTACGGGTTGTCGGGTGGCCTGTACCTCACGGTCGTGCTGACCGGATATCGGCTCGTGGAGAACACCGGGGCTGCGGTCGCCTGGACGCTGGTGGCCGCGCTGGCGTCGAGTGCGCTGGTGGTGTGGATCGTCCTCGTCAACCTCGTCTACCTGCTCGTCCAGATGACGGTCGTCGTCGACGACTGCGGCGTGCGGCGGGCAGCCCGGCACGTGCTGGGACTGCTCGGTGCCCGGCCGCGCGAGGTCGGCGGCGTGGTCCTGGTCGTGCTGGGCCTGGTGCTGGCAGCGACGGTGCTGTCGGTGCTCGCCACGGCGGGCCTCGGACTGATCTCGTTCGTTCCGTTGGTCGGGCTCGCGGTGTTACCGCTCCAGGCCGCCGCCTGGCTGGTGCGCGGCTTCGTGTTCCAGTACCTCGGCCTGACGGCGCTCGGGGCGTACCTGGCGCTGTACCGGCCGCTCGCACGCCCGTCCACCGAGGCGGCGCGAATGAGGACGGCATCATGAACTACGATTCGCTCGTGTCGCGCGCCGGCGTGGCGCTGCAGTCGTCGGCGATCCGTCAGATGGGCACCGTGGCGGCCCAGCGGCCCGACGTGATTTCCTTCGCTCCAGGCTACCCGTCGCCATCGACGTTCGCCTGGCAGGACTACCGCGAGATCGCGGCCGACGTGCTCTCGTCGGCCGATCCGGGAGCCCTTCAGTACGGACCCACCCGGGGGTTCGCCCCGCTGCTCGACGCGATTCTGGGCATCGTCGGTCAGCGTGGCATCCGGGCGACCCGTGAAGACGTGCTCGTGACGACCGGTTCGCAGCAGGGACTCGACATCGTGGCGAGGGTCTTCCTCGATCCCGGCGACGTCGTCCTCGTCGAGCTGCCCAGCTACACGGGGGCCATCGCGGCGTTCCGCAACGCGCAGGCGCGGCTCGCCGGCGTGCGGCAGGAGGCCGACGGCATCGACCTCGAGCACCTCGACGCCGTGCTCGCGCGCGAACGGGCCGGCGGTCGCCGCGTCAAGTTCCTGTACCTGGTACCGAACTTCCAGAACCCGACCGGCCTGTTGATCTCGCTCGGTAAGCGGCAACGCCTGCTGGAGTGGGCGGCCCGTCACGACGTGCTGATCGTCGAAGACGACCCGTACTGCGACCTCTACTTCGAGGACTCCACCGGGCCATCCGACACACGTCCCATCAAGGCCGACGACGAGCGTGGGCTCGTCGTGTACCTGAGCAGCTTCTCGAAGACGCTCGCGCCCGCGTTCCGCACCTCGTGGATGGTGGCGCCGGCGGCGCTCGCCTCGCGTTTCGAGACCGCCAAGCAGTCGATCGATCTCTGTACGAGTGGACTGGACCAGCGAATCGCGTACGAGGCGTGTCGGCGCGGGGTACTCGACCGCCAGATTCCGCGCCTGCGGCGGTACTACTTCCAGAGCTGCCAGGTGATGGAGAGCGCCCTGCGCGAGCAGTTCGGCGATCGCCTGCGATGGGCGCGCCCGCGAGGGGGCTTCTTCCTCTGGGCCTCACTGCCCGAGGGCATCGACACGGCCGCCTTGCTGCGCCGTGCGCTCGACCTCGGCGTGATCTACGTCGCGGGCGGCGCGTTCTTCGTCGACGGGACCGGCTCGCACACCATGCGTCTCTCGTTCTCGTACGTCACCGAGGCCGAGATCGTCGAAGGTGTGGCCCGCCTCGCGGCGGCCGCCGCCGACGAACCAGCGCTCATGACGCCGGCGGGGACCAGCCGGGCGGGGGCGTGAGCGTCACGGGCACGCCCGGAACGACCACGAGCGGCACGACCGGCGGTTCGATTCTCCGACGGGCGGCCACGAGTCGCCCGTCGGCGAGCAAGACGACGAGGAGGTCGCCCCCGCGGTCGAGCGGCCTCGGGTGGACGTGGGGCGGCGCGGCGATCTCGGCGGCGGTGCGCAACGGGCCGAGGGGCGCGCCATCGCGCCGGGCGAACCCGTGCACCTCGGGCGTGAGGCCGGCAACGATCACCGCGTCGCCGGCGATCACCGGACCGCCGAGCGGGCGCGACTTGATGGGCTTGTGCCAGCGCTGCGCGCCGTGCCGCCGGTCGAGAGCCCGCATGAGGTTGTCGAGCGAGACGAAGTAGACGTGCCGCTCGTCGACGAGCGCCGCGCCGACCACGTCGCCACCCGTGCGCCATCGCCAGGCCATGCGCCCGTTCGAGGTCTGGAGACAGTAGAAGAACCGGTCGCGCGATCCGGCGTACACCCGCTCGGCGTCCATGTGGAGTCCCGACACCGCGCCGCCGAGCCGCTGCGCCCACAGGGTGGCGCCGGTGGTCACATCGACGAGCACGACCTGCCCGTCGTCGAAACCGAGCGCCAGGCGGTCACCGTCGACAACCGGCCGCACACCCATCCTGGAGTCGAAGTCACGGCGCCACACGAGTGCTCCTGATCGCCCGTTGATGGCGAGCAGATGGCCCTCGGCCGGCACGAACAGCCAGCCGGCGCGCGCCACCATGGGGGCGGTGGGCGCGGTGCGCAGGGCAACCTCCCACTGGAGCTCGCCGGTGTCGCGGGCGAAGGCCACGAGCGCGTCGCCGGCGTAGGCGTAAACGAACTCGTCGTCGGCGGCGGGCGCGATGGTGGCCGCGACGGGCACCCGCCAGCGGAGCTGGCCGGTCTCGAGGTCGACGGCCACCAGCGTCCGATCGCGCAGGGCGACGAACGCGGACCCGCTGGCGAAGGCAGGGCGGGCGGCCGGCGTCGCGCCGAGACCGGTGTCCCACGCCACGGTGAGCGGGAAGAACGGCACGGGGGGCGCGGGTTGAGCGCGGGCCGTCGCCGCCGGAGCGAGCGACCACAGGATCAGGAAGGGAAGGGGCCACCACCGGCTGCGGCGCCGAACCTGCTGGCTACAATATCTCGTCGTCCGGACGGCGCTCACGTCGTTATAATAGCGTGATTCCCCTGGCCTGCCGGCTGGCTCGAGACGGGTCATCCTGCCCGGCGCCGGGGTGTTCACGAAGAGTCCGTGGCCCACCAACTCCTGCTCGTCCTCGACTTCGGCTCCCAGTACACGCAGCTCATCGCGCGGCGCCTCCGCGAACTGTCGGTCTACTCGGAGATCGTACCCTTCAACCTGTCGCTCGACGAGATTCGGGCGCGTCAGCCGGTGGGGGTGGTGCTCTCTGGCGGGCCGAGGAGCGTTCGCGACGCGGGCGCGCCCCGGTGCGATCCCGGCGTGCTCGAGTTGGGCGTGCCGGTGCTCGGCATCTGTTACGGCATGCAGTTGCTGACCGACATGCTCGGCGGGGACGTTGCGCCGGCGCCGTCGCGGGAGTTCGGCCACGCCCTGGTGTCGCTCCGCGGGTCGCACGCCTTGTTTCGAGGTGTGCCCGGCGAAGTGCGGGTCTGGGCGAGCCACGGCGACCTCGTGTCCGCGGCGCCGGATGGCTTCGCGGTCACCGCGACGAGCGCGAACGCGCCGGTGGCGGCGATGGCCGACGACGGGGCGCGCCGCTACGGGCTGCTGTTCCATCCCGAGGTGGCGCATACCGATCATGGCACCGCGGTGCTGCGCAATTTCGCCTTCGACGTCTGCGGCTGCACTGGCGACTGGACCATGGCGTCGTTTGTCGACGAGGCGGTCGCCGGCATCCGTCAGCAGGTCGGCGATGGCCGGGTGGTGTGCGCGCTGAGCGGCGGCGTCGACTCGACGGTGGTGGCGCTGCTCGTGCACCGCGCCGTCGGCGAGCGCCTCACCTGCATCTTCGTCGACAACGGGTTGCTGCGGCTCGACGAGGCCAGCCAGGTGCGGCGGCGGTTCGGCGAGAAGCTCGCCCTGCCGCTCGAGGTCGTCGACGCCTCGGCGCTCTTCCTGGACCGTCTGCGGGGCGTGGCCGACCCGGAGCAGAAGCGCAAGATCATCGGGGCCACCTTCATCGACGTGTTCGAGCAGCGCGCCGGTGAGCTGGGGGACTTCGAGTTCCTGGCGCAGGGCACGCTGTACCCGGACGTGATCGAGAGCGTCTCGGTGCTGGGGCCGTCGGTGACGATCAAGAGCCACCACAACGTCGGGGGCCTGCCCGAGCGCATGCGGTTCAGGCTGGTCGAGCCGCTGCGGCAGTTGTTCAAGGACGAGGTCCGCGCGCTGGGGCTGACGCTCGGGGCCGACGAGGAGTTCGTGTGGCGGCAGCCGTTCCCGGGGCCCGGGCTCGCGGTGCGCGTGCTCGGCGAGGTCACCGCCGCGCGCCTCGATCTGGTGCGTCGGGCCGACGCCATCGTGCAGGACGAGATCCGGCGTGCGGGCTGGTACCGCACCCTGTGGCAGTCGTTCGCCGTGCTGCTGCCCGTGCAGAGCGTCGGCGTGATGGGCGACGAGCGGACGTACGAGTTCACGGCGGTCGTGCGGGCCGTCGAGAGCCGCGACGGCATGACGGCCGACTGGGCGCGACTGCCGCACGAGTTGCTCGCCACGATCTCGTCGCGCATCGTCAACGAGGTGAAAGGCATCAACCGCGTGGCCTACGACATCAGCTCGAAGCCGCCGAGCACGATCGAGTGGGAGTAGGGATGCCCGAGTTCGTCCACCTGCACCTGCACACGGAGTACTCGCTGCTCGACGGCGCGTGCCGGGTCGACGAGCTCGTCGGTCAGGCGGCGGCGCTCGGGATGCCGGCGCTCGCCGTGACCGAACACGGCAACCTGTTCTCGACGGTCGTCTTCTACGACGCGGCGCGGAAGCACGGCGTGAAGCCGATCGTCGGCTGCGAGGTCTACGTCGCGCCCGGGGATCGGCGCACGAAGAGCGGGACGCCGGGCGAGACGGCGAGCCACCTCGTGCTCCTCGCGGAGACCAACGAGGGCTACCACAACCTGATCAAGCTCGTGTCGGCCGGGTACACGGAGGGCTTCTACTACAAGCCGCGCATCGACAAGGATCTGCTCGCCCGGCACGCGGACGGGCTCATCGGCCTCAGCAGCTGCCTCAAGGGCGAGGTGGCGACGGGCCTGCGCACCGACCAGGCGCGGCGGGCCCTCGACGCGGCCGCCACGTATCGCGACATCCTCGGGCGCGGCAATTTCTTCCTCGAGATGCAGTTCCAGGGCATCGAGGAGCAGCGCACGGTCAACGCGGGCCTGCTGCCGATCGCGCGCGATCTCGACCTGCCGCTCGTCTGCACGAACGACGTCCACTACCTGCGGTGCGACGACGCCAAGCCGCACGACATCCTGCTGTGCATCGGCACGGGCAAGAGCGTCAACGACCGGCAGCGCCTCCGGTACCACGGCGACCAGTTCTACCTGAAGACCCCGGCCGAGATGGCCGCGATCTTCGGCGACCATCCCGACGCGCTGGCGAACACCGTGCGCATCGCCGAGCGGTGCAGCGTGACGCTGCCCGAGAAGGAGTACTTCCTGCCGAACTTCGAGGTGCCCGAGGGCTTCACGCTCGACGGGTACTTCGAGCACGTCGTCCGTCAGGGCTTCGCGGAGCGGCTGCCGCGGCTGCGCGAGCTCGCCGGACGAGGCCTGCTGAAGGCCCCGCTGGCGGTCTACGAGGATCGGCTCGCGTACGAGATCGCGATGATCCGGCAGATGCAGTACCCCGGGTACTTTCTGATCGTCTGGGACTTCATCCGCTACGCGCGCGAGCGCGCCATTCCCGTCGGGCCGGGCCGCGGCTCGGCAGCCGGCAGCGTGGTCGCCTGGTGCCTCAGGATCACCGATGTCGACCCCATCGAGTTCGACCTGATCTTCGAGCGGTTCCTGAACCCGGAACGGGTGTCGCTGCCCGACATCGACATCGACTTCTGCGAGCGGCGGCGCGGCGAGGTCATCGAGTACGTCACGCGCAAGTACGGCCGGGAGAACGTCGCGCAGATCATCACCTTCGGCACCATGAAGGCCAAGGCCGTCGTGCGCGACGTCGGCCGGGTGCTCGACCTGTCGTATGCCGAGGTGGACCGCGTCGCCAAGTTGATTCCCTCCACCCTCGACATCCGGCTCGAGAGGGCGATCGAGGAGAACCCGCAGCTCGCGGAGCTCGAGAAGAAGGACCCACGCGTCAAGGAGTTGCTCGACATCGGCAAGCGCCTCGAGGGCATTTCGCGGCACGCGTCGGTGCACGCCGCGGGGGTCGTGATCGCGCCACGGGCGATCACGGACTTCGCGCCGCTCTACAAGGACGCCAAGGGGCAGGTCGTCACGCAGTGGGCCATGAAGGAGATCGAGCGCGTCGGCCTGCTGAAGATGGACTTCCTCGGTCTGAGCACGCTCACGCTCATCTTCGACGCCGTCGAGGAGATCGCCCGCACGACGGGGGAGCGGCTCGACCTCGAGGCGGTGCCGCTCGACGACCCGAGGACCTACGACCTGTTCTCCGCGGGGCAGACGCTCGGCGTGTTCCAGTTCGAGAGCTCGGGCATGCGCGAGACCCTGCGCAAGGCGAAGCCGCAGCGCTTCGACGACCTCATCGCGCTCAACGCCCTGTACCGGCCGGGCCCGCTCAAGGGCGGGGTCGTCGACGACTTCATCGGCCGCCGCCACGGCCGCAAGAAGATCGAGTACGAGCTGCCGCAGCTCGAGCCGATCCTCAACGACACCTACGGCGTGATCGCCTATCAGGAGCAGGTGATGCGCATCGCGCGCGACCTCGGCGGCTTCACGATGGGCGAGGCCGACATCCTCCGGAAGGCGATGGGCAAGAAGGACCCGGAGGTGATGAAGCGCCAGCGCGATCGTTTCGTCGAGGGCGCGGTCTCCGGCGGGGTGGCCGAAGCCAAGGCGACGCGCATCTTCGATCTGATGGAGTACTTCGCGGGTTACGGCTTCAACAAGTCGCACTCGACGACGTACGCGTACCTGGCGTATCAGACGGGATGGCTGAAGGCCAACTACCCGCGGCACTTCATGGCCGCGCTGCTGACG harbors:
- a CDS encoding PLP-dependent aminotransferase family protein produces the protein MNYDSLVSRAGVALQSSAIRQMGTVAAQRPDVISFAPGYPSPSTFAWQDYREIAADVLSSADPGALQYGPTRGFAPLLDAILGIVGQRGIRATREDVLVTTGSQQGLDIVARVFLDPGDVVLVELPSYTGAIAAFRNAQARLAGVRQEADGIDLEHLDAVLARERAGGRRVKFLYLVPNFQNPTGLLISLGKRQRLLEWAARHDVLIVEDDPYCDLYFEDSTGPSDTRPIKADDERGLVVYLSSFSKTLAPAFRTSWMVAPAALASRFETAKQSIDLCTSGLDQRIAYEACRRGVLDRQIPRLRRYYFQSCQVMESALREQFGDRLRWARPRGGFFLWASLPEGIDTAALLRRALDLGVIYVAGGAFFVDGTGSHTMRLSFSYVTEAEIVEGVARLAAAAADEPALMTPAGTSRAGA
- a CDS encoding PQQ-binding-like beta-propeller repeat protein, whose translation is MSAVRTTRYCSQQVRRRSRWWPLPFLILWSLAPAATARAQPAPPVPFFPLTVAWDTGLGATPAARPAFASGSAFVALRDRTLVAVDLETGQLRWRVPVAATIAPAADDEFVYAYAGDALVAFARDTGELQWEVALRTAPTAPMVARAGWLFVPAEGHLLAINGRSGALVWRRDFDSRMGVRPVVDGDRLALGFDDGQVVLVDVTTGATLWAQRLGGAVSGLHMDAERVYAGSRDRFFYCLQTSNGRMAWRWRTGGDVVGAALVDERHVYFVSLDNLMRALDRRHGAQRWHKPIKSRPLGGPVIAGDAVIVAGLTPEVHGFARRDGAPLGPLRTAAEIAAPPHVHPRPLDRGGDLLVVLLADGRLVAARRRIEPPVVPLVVVPGVPVTLTPPPGWSPPAS
- the guaA gene encoding glutamine-hydrolyzing GMP synthase, whose amino-acid sequence is MAHQLLLVLDFGSQYTQLIARRLRELSVYSEIVPFNLSLDEIRARQPVGVVLSGGPRSVRDAGAPRCDPGVLELGVPVLGICYGMQLLTDMLGGDVAPAPSREFGHALVSLRGSHALFRGVPGEVRVWASHGDLVSAAPDGFAVTATSANAPVAAMADDGARRYGLLFHPEVAHTDHGTAVLRNFAFDVCGCTGDWTMASFVDEAVAGIRQQVGDGRVVCALSGGVDSTVVALLVHRAVGERLTCIFVDNGLLRLDEASQVRRRFGEKLALPLEVVDASALFLDRLRGVADPEQKRKIIGATFIDVFEQRAGELGDFEFLAQGTLYPDVIESVSVLGPSVTIKSHHNVGGLPERMRFRLVEPLRQLFKDEVRALGLTLGADEEFVWRQPFPGPGLAVRVLGEVTAARLDLVRRADAIVQDEIRRAGWYRTLWQSFAVLLPVQSVGVMGDERTYEFTAVVRAVESRDGMTADWARLPHELLATISSRIVNEVKGINRVAYDISSKPPSTIEWE
- the dnaE gene encoding DNA polymerase III subunit alpha; this translates as MPEFVHLHLHTEYSLLDGACRVDELVGQAAALGMPALAVTEHGNLFSTVVFYDAARKHGVKPIVGCEVYVAPGDRRTKSGTPGETASHLVLLAETNEGYHNLIKLVSAGYTEGFYYKPRIDKDLLARHADGLIGLSSCLKGEVATGLRTDQARRALDAAATYRDILGRGNFFLEMQFQGIEEQRTVNAGLLPIARDLDLPLVCTNDVHYLRCDDAKPHDILLCIGTGKSVNDRQRLRYHGDQFYLKTPAEMAAIFGDHPDALANTVRIAERCSVTLPEKEYFLPNFEVPEGFTLDGYFEHVVRQGFAERLPRLRELAGRGLLKAPLAVYEDRLAYEIAMIRQMQYPGYFLIVWDFIRYARERAIPVGPGRGSAAGSVVAWCLRITDVDPIEFDLIFERFLNPERVSLPDIDIDFCERRRGEVIEYVTRKYGRENVAQIITFGTMKAKAVVRDVGRVLDLSYAEVDRVAKLIPSTLDIRLERAIEENPQLAELEKKDPRVKELLDIGKRLEGISRHASVHAAGVVIAPRAITDFAPLYKDAKGQVVTQWAMKEIERVGLLKMDFLGLSTLTLIFDAVEEIARTTGERLDLEAVPLDDPRTYDLFSAGQTLGVFQFESSGMRETLRKAKPQRFDDLIALNALYRPGPLKGGVVDDFIGRRHGRKKIEYELPQLEPILNDTYGVIAYQEQVMRIARDLGGFTMGEADILRKAMGKKDPEVMKRQRDRFVEGAVSGGVAEAKATRIFDLMEYFAGYGFNKSHSTTYAYLAYQTGWLKANYPRHFMAALLTIESQNTDKLALYLGECRDLGVAVLPPDVNRSGLGFVVEPEGIRYGLGGVKNVGEGAIQSVLCARDARGGRIDSIFALCEDVDLRLVNKRVLESLVKAGAFDEVDGGDPAWAGQSIALRRARLHASVDRALEHGSRLQKDRERGQSQLFGGDVLGGDGLSGRAPLATVAAWSETEQLVFEKEALGLYLSGHPLSKHADDLRAFGAKRVHELTDADVDTTVGVGGVVAALRPAKTRSGDPMATFTLDDEGGAIEVVAYPDVFRQAGHLVVSDAMLVVRGKYERREGADAARLLAHELIPMAAVCERVSRAVTIRVAAPPHGRRTFEALADVLVRHRGDRRLLFEVELRAAPRALRVTADVPQFKVRPSERLVADVERICGAGTVSLR